From a single Microbacterium murale genomic region:
- a CDS encoding alpha/beta hydrolase, translated as MQKKRRRRILARVGWSVLVVVLLVIGGTIAWSQIGVSEAEAEPLAAVRANPDVTITDDAAGIVLSPAGGSSDIGLVFIPGAKVDPWAYAATLQDLAAEDDITVVITKPWLNLAFFDLRPLDAFTSLVPDIDLWMAGGHSLGGVRACQLATDADALVLFASYCATDLSDTDLPVLSIAGSEDGLSTPEEIADARHLLPEDAELVEIEGASHSSFGAYGPQAGDGTPTISDEDMIAQLAELVGAFADEVDSSG; from the coding sequence GTGCAGAAGAAGCGACGCCGGAGAATCCTGGCCAGGGTCGGATGGAGTGTCCTCGTCGTCGTCCTCCTCGTCATCGGGGGGACGATCGCCTGGAGCCAGATCGGCGTCAGCGAGGCCGAAGCCGAGCCTCTTGCTGCCGTACGCGCGAACCCCGACGTCACGATCACGGATGACGCGGCGGGAATCGTCCTCTCCCCCGCAGGCGGCTCCTCCGACATCGGTCTCGTCTTCATCCCCGGTGCCAAGGTGGATCCTTGGGCGTATGCCGCGACGCTGCAGGATCTGGCAGCGGAAGACGACATCACCGTCGTCATCACCAAGCCGTGGTTGAATCTCGCGTTCTTCGATCTGCGTCCGCTCGACGCCTTCACCTCTCTCGTGCCCGACATCGATCTGTGGATGGCCGGCGGCCATTCTCTGGGCGGCGTCCGCGCCTGCCAACTCGCGACGGATGCTGATGCACTTGTGCTGTTCGCGTCGTACTGCGCGACAGATCTGAGCGATACGGACCTGCCGGTGCTGAGCATCGCCGGCAGCGAGGACGGTCTGTCGACGCCTGAGGAGATCGCGGATGCCAGGCATCTGCTGCCGGAGGACGCCGAGCTCGTGGAGATCGAGGGGGCATCTCACTCCTCGTTCGGGGCGTACGGGCCTCAGGCGGGTGACGGAACACCCACGATCTCCGACGAGGACATGATCGCCCAGCTCGCAGAGCTCGTCGGTGCGTTCGCAGACGAGGTCGATTCGTCAGGCTGA
- a CDS encoding carbohydrate kinase family protein gives MTAPAVFIVGPASWNSIVVLDRLPEPVPHMQFAQESWETVGGTSAGKALSLAALGTPALLYALVGDDEPGRRISAALAAAGVEARWGASATTERHLNLMTRAGERVSLYLSTPSEQTGAIADDLRSAMSDAEVIVLDLAAEPLRLLPLAQASGRPVWVDVHDYDGEAEYHRPFLAAADGVFCNADKLTDPVGFLRSRVASGASFAVCTLGAEGAVAVDADGETHRVDAVPVDVVDTNGAGDAFFAGVLAARLEGATLPVSLSAGADSAAKALGSRHLHPLLDTVL, from the coding sequence ATGACCGCCCCTGCCGTCTTCATCGTCGGTCCGGCATCCTGGAATTCCATCGTCGTGCTCGACCGGCTGCCTGAGCCTGTACCGCACATGCAGTTCGCCCAGGAGAGCTGGGAGACGGTTGGTGGGACCAGCGCGGGCAAGGCGCTCAGCCTCGCCGCGCTGGGCACGCCTGCTCTGCTGTATGCGCTCGTCGGCGATGATGAGCCGGGTCGGCGGATCAGCGCTGCGCTGGCTGCGGCCGGAGTCGAGGCACGATGGGGGGCGAGTGCGACCACCGAGCGGCACCTCAATCTGATGACGCGTGCCGGCGAACGCGTCTCGCTGTACCTGTCCACGCCGTCTGAGCAGACCGGCGCGATCGCCGACGATCTGCGGTCGGCGATGTCGGATGCCGAGGTCATAGTGCTCGATCTCGCGGCAGAGCCCCTGCGGCTGCTGCCGCTCGCGCAGGCGAGCGGCAGGCCGGTGTGGGTGGACGTGCACGACTACGACGGCGAGGCGGAGTATCACCGGCCGTTCCTCGCCGCGGCTGACGGGGTGTTCTGCAACGCCGACAAACTGACCGATCCGGTCGGGTTCCTGCGCTCACGTGTCGCGTCGGGGGCGTCCTTCGCGGTATGCACGCTCGGTGCAGAAGGCGCGGTGGCTGTGGACGCCGACGGCGAGACGCATCGGGTGGATGCCGTGCCGGTCGACGTCGTCGACACGAACGGCGCGGGCGACGCGTTCTTCGCCGGCGTGCTGGCTGCCCGGCTGGAGGGTGCGACACTGCCGGTGTCGTTGTCCGCCGGCGCAGACTCGGCCGCGAAGGCCCTCGGCAGCAGACACCTGCATCCGCTGCTTGACACCGTCCTTTGA
- a CDS encoding adenosine deaminase: MSIAADGDKELQGISLRSLPKISLHDHLDGAVRPATIIELAEDAGLALPASDAQALGEWFAAQSDSGSLVNYLKTFELTVGVMQTADGLTRIAREFVEDLADDGVIYGEVRWAPEQHLAGGLSLDEAVEAVQQGIEDGEDAVDHSGRSIRVGQILSAMRQSDRSLEIAELALDNREAGVVGFDIAGPEDGHPASDHSEAFDLLAENFFPVTVHAGEAAGLASIRSALIDGRALRLGHGVRIVSDLDVIERDGDEVQVKFGDLARWVRDREIPLELSPSSNVHTGAIEAWGTELADHPFDLLYQLGFSVTVNVDNRTMSRTSLTRELALLVDAFGYDLDDLEAFQFNAASAAFLPVEEREELVEMIADGFRND, from the coding sequence ATGTCGATCGCTGCCGACGGTGACAAGGAGCTGCAGGGAATCTCACTGCGCTCACTGCCGAAGATCTCACTGCACGACCATCTCGACGGCGCTGTGCGCCCGGCGACGATCATCGAACTGGCAGAGGATGCGGGCCTGGCGCTGCCGGCGTCCGACGCGCAGGCGCTCGGTGAATGGTTCGCGGCGCAGAGCGACTCCGGATCGCTGGTGAACTACCTGAAGACGTTCGAACTCACGGTCGGTGTGATGCAGACGGCCGATGGCCTCACCCGCATCGCGCGCGAGTTCGTGGAGGATCTCGCGGATGACGGCGTGATCTACGGGGAAGTGCGCTGGGCGCCAGAGCAGCACCTCGCAGGCGGCCTGTCGCTCGACGAAGCAGTCGAGGCGGTGCAGCAGGGCATCGAAGACGGCGAGGACGCCGTGGACCACTCCGGGCGCAGCATCCGCGTCGGCCAGATCCTCAGCGCGATGCGTCAGAGCGATCGTTCCCTCGAGATCGCCGAGCTTGCGCTCGACAACCGCGAGGCCGGCGTCGTCGGTTTCGATATCGCGGGCCCGGAAGACGGCCACCCCGCATCCGATCACAGTGAGGCGTTCGATCTGCTCGCCGAGAACTTCTTCCCCGTCACCGTCCATGCGGGTGAGGCCGCTGGGCTCGCGTCGATCCGCAGCGCGCTGATCGACGGCCGTGCTCTTCGCCTGGGGCATGGTGTGCGCATCGTCAGCGATCTCGACGTCATCGAGCGAGACGGTGACGAGGTCCAGGTCAAGTTCGGCGATCTCGCACGGTGGGTGCGCGATCGGGAGATCCCTCTCGAACTCTCGCCGTCGTCGAACGTGCACACCGGGGCGATCGAGGCCTGGGGTACCGAACTCGCGGATCATCCGTTCGATCTGCTGTATCAGCTGGGCTTCTCCGTGACGGTGAACGTCGACAACCGCACCATGAGCCGAACGTCTCTGACCCGTGAGCTCGCCCTGCTCGTCGATGCCTTCGGCTACGACCTGGATGACCTGGAGGCCTTCCAGTTCAACGCGGCATCAGCGGCCTTCCTCCCAGTGGAGGAGCGCGAGGAGCTCGTCGAGATGATCGCCGACGGGTTCCGGAACGACTGA
- a CDS encoding thymidine phosphorylase: protein MSSATQQNNNMEPFDAIDVIRAKRDGGVVPEAALRWMVDAYTRGYVSDAQMASFAMAVFQRGMQRDEIRVLTDAMIASGERMSFASLGKKTVDKHSTGGVGDKITLPLAPLVAVFGVAVPQLSGRGLGHTGGTLDKLESIPGWRAALSNEEMFAQMQGDVGAVICAAGSGLAPADKKLYALRDVTGTVEAIPLIASSIMSKKIAEGTDALVLDVKFGSGAFMQDIDRARELAQTMVALGTDSGVATTALLTDMNVPLGLAIGNANEVRESVEILAGGGPADVRELTVALAREMLALAGLPDADVEAALDDGRAMDSWQAMIRAQDGDPDAALPTARETHVVTAPADGVVTRMEALPVGISAWRLGAGRARAEDQVVHAAGIDLHAKPGDRVAAGQPLFTLSAEDEARFPRALEALEGAWSIGDTTPETGPLVRERITA from the coding sequence ATGAGCTCAGCGACGCAGCAGAATAACAACATGGAGCCGTTCGACGCGATCGACGTGATCCGCGCCAAGCGCGATGGCGGAGTCGTACCGGAGGCCGCCCTGCGCTGGATGGTGGACGCGTATACGCGCGGCTATGTCTCCGATGCGCAGATGGCGTCGTTCGCGATGGCGGTGTTCCAGCGCGGCATGCAACGCGATGAGATCCGTGTGCTCACGGACGCGATGATCGCGTCCGGGGAGCGGATGAGCTTCGCCTCCCTCGGGAAGAAGACCGTCGACAAGCACTCCACAGGTGGCGTCGGTGACAAGATCACCTTGCCGCTCGCCCCCCTGGTCGCGGTGTTCGGCGTCGCGGTGCCGCAGCTCAGCGGACGCGGACTGGGGCACACCGGAGGCACGCTCGACAAGCTCGAGTCGATCCCTGGCTGGCGCGCCGCACTCAGCAACGAGGAGATGTTCGCACAGATGCAGGGCGATGTCGGTGCAGTGATCTGCGCCGCCGGTTCCGGCCTCGCCCCCGCCGACAAGAAGCTCTATGCGCTGCGCGATGTCACCGGCACCGTCGAGGCGATTCCCCTGATCGCGTCGAGCATCATGTCGAAGAAGATCGCGGAGGGCACCGACGCGCTCGTACTGGACGTCAAGTTCGGCTCCGGCGCGTTCATGCAGGACATCGATCGTGCCCGTGAACTCGCACAGACCATGGTCGCGCTCGGCACCGACTCCGGCGTCGCCACCACCGCACTACTGACCGACATGAACGTGCCACTCGGTCTCGCGATCGGCAACGCCAACGAGGTCCGTGAGTCTGTCGAGATCCTCGCCGGTGGTGGCCCCGCCGACGTGCGTGAGCTCACCGTCGCCCTGGCGCGTGAGATGCTCGCGCTCGCCGGTCTCCCGGATGCCGACGTCGAGGCTGCGCTGGACGATGGTCGTGCGATGGACAGCTGGCAGGCGATGATCCGCGCGCAGGACGGCGATCCGGATGCTGCGCTGCCGACCGCGCGTGAGACGCATGTCGTCACCGCTCCGGCCGACGGCGTCGTGACGCGCATGGAGGCGCTGCCGGTCGGCATCTCGGCATGGCGGCTCGGGGCGGGACGCGCCCGCGCCGAGGACCAGGTCGTGCATGCGGCGGGCATCGACCTGCACGCCAAGCCCGGTGACCGTGTGGCGGCGGGGCAGCCGCTGTTCACGCTCTCGGCAGAGGACGAGGCGCGCTTCCCTCGCGCTCTCGAAGCGCTCGAAGGCGCGTGGTCGATCGGCGACACCACGCCCGAGACCGGGCCGCTCGTCCGCGAGCGCATCACCGCGTAG
- a CDS encoding cytidine deaminase gives MTDIDWDELRQVATDAMHKAYAPYSRYKVGAAALVDDGRIVAGCNVENASYGVTLCAECALVGDLHMSGGGRLVAFVCVNNDGQTIMPCGRCRQLLFEHSMPEMLLETVSGIRTIDEVLPDAFGPRDLEDVR, from the coding sequence ATGACTGACATCGACTGGGACGAACTGCGCCAGGTCGCCACCGACGCCATGCACAAGGCATACGCCCCGTACTCGCGGTACAAGGTGGGGGCGGCCGCTCTCGTCGACGACGGTCGGATCGTGGCCGGATGCAACGTGGAGAACGCCTCGTACGGGGTGACCCTGTGCGCCGAGTGCGCGCTGGTGGGCGACCTGCACATGTCCGGCGGCGGACGCCTCGTGGCGTTCGTATGCGTCAACAACGACGGGCAGACCATCATGCCGTGCGGGCGGTGCCGCCAGCTGCTGTTCGAGCACTCCATGCCCGAGATGCTGCTGGAGACCGTGTCGGGCATCCGCACGATCGATGAGGTGCTGCCCGATGCATTCGGGCCGCGTGACCTGGAGGATGTCCGATGA